A genome region from Mercenaria mercenaria strain notata chromosome 11, MADL_Memer_1, whole genome shotgun sequence includes the following:
- the LOC128546914 gene encoding uncharacterized protein LOC128546914 translates to MSRLDVPEPEAIEYLPQITGVRPENSAYTNLYTTIDEQENIYSSINEDEGPTSDRSSAGYGTLNAYFTSFKRVFSALLIVGDVLIDWTSLSDVMTATISDASVANYRKCFFSFQAFGNVERLFNRNAAETDNCSSSTFKLTILYGSFVLFGSVFALVKLLNIIGETTREICEKNQKHHIRDNKSLRSEKKQKSFGFQLLHGWEETFYSLLFEDLPKNFLLLLYSMTCKRYGLDGLKLRASMMGSFVKNFVRKTTCKQRKGCVCCLYAFDIGCLNFTCFSFVLCSSCFHAAQKYYPDGSLVKVKKKKEGEGVVKVKVPIEEVKNECICCACIELEWGCEVGIPPVCSCGRCVFIEQMGCCNNTFESKCCILERYSNGICGKRIDRDPIWLERYITLCYLINFSILFMYHFEIGTNLADMFGL, encoded by the exons ATGAGTCGTTTGGATGTGCCAGAACCTGAAG CCATCGAATATCTACCGCAGATCACAGGTGTCAGACCAGAAAATTCTGCCTATACCAATTTATATACCACTATTGATGAACAAGAAAATATCTATTCGTCCATTAACGAGGATGAAGGTCCAACATCTGATAGGTCTAGCGCAGGGTATGGAACCCTGAATGCCTACTTCACTAGCTTTAAACGAGTGTTTTCTGCGCTTCTCATCGTTGGAGATGTTTTGATAGACTGGACGTCATTGTCTGATGTAATGACGGCAACTATTTCTGACGCTAGTGTTGCAAACTATAGAAAATGCTTTTTCTCTTTTCAAGCCTTTGGCAATGTTGAGCGATTATTTAACAGGAATGCAGCTGAAACGGATA aTTGCAGTTCCTCTACCTTTAAACTAACGATCTTGTATGGCAGTTTTGTACTCTTTGGCTCTGTCTTTGCCCTGGTGAAGTTGCTTAATATCATTGGAGAAACCACACGTGAAATTTGCGAGAAGAACCAGAAACACCACATTCGGGACAATAAATCGCTTAGGAGTGAAAAGAAGCAGAAATCTTTTGGATTTCAGTTGTTACACGGCTGGGAAGAAACTTTCTATTCTCTTTTGTTTGAAGACCTTCCAAAAAACTTTTTGCTTCTTCTATACTCCATGACCTGTAAGCGTTATGGCCTAGACGGACTAAAGTTACGTGCGTCAATGATGGGTTCTTTCGTGAAAAATTTTGTGCGAAAAACaacatgtaaacaaagaaaaGGTTGTGTTTGCTGTCTATATGCGTTTGATATTGGCTGCTTAAACTTCACGTGTTTCTCTTTCGTTCTTTGTTCCAGTTGTTTCCATGCCGCACAAAAATACTATCCTGATGGAAGTTTAGTTaaggtaaaaaagaaaaaagaaggtGAAGGTGTAGTAAAGGTCAAAGTACCAATTGAAGAGGTTAAAAACGAGTGTATTTGTTGCGCATGCATTGAGCTTGAGTGGGGATGTGAGGTAGGTATTCCACCTGTATGCTCGTGCGGGCGCTGCGTTTTCATCGAACAAATGGGGTGCTGCAATAACACATTTGAAAGTAAATGTTGTATACTGGAGCGCTATAGTAACGGTATTTGTGGTAAAAGGATTGATAGAGACCCAATATGGTTAGAGAGATATATCACCTTGTGCTATTTGATCAATTTTTCCATACTTTTCAtgtatcattttgaaattggtaCAAATCTAGCGGATATGTTTGGTCTATAG